Proteins encoded by one window of Anaerosalibacter sp. Marseille-P3206:
- the pyrR gene encoding bifunctional pyr operon transcriptional regulator/uracil phosphoribosyltransferase PyrR has protein sequence MTTKATILDKKAIERATTRIANEILERNRGTENLVLVGIKTRGVPFAKRLSTKINEIEGVKIPVLTLDIALYRDDLTEKYESPVVINDDFEVNINDKIVVLVDDVIFTGRTVRAALDALIDKGRPRKVQLAVLIDRGHRELPIRADYVGKNVPTSRSEIVSVNFHEIDSIDQVVIKEKGRN, from the coding sequence ATGACTACTAAGGCAACAATTTTAGATAAAAAGGCTATTGAAAGAGCTACTACTAGAATAGCAAATGAGATACTTGAGAGAAATAGAGGTACTGAAAATTTAGTATTAGTAGGTATAAAAACAAGAGGTGTACCTTTTGCTAAAAGACTTTCAACTAAGATAAATGAAATTGAAGGTGTTAAAATTCCTGTACTTACTTTAGATATAGCATTATATAGAGATGATTTGACAGAAAAATATGAGAGTCCTGTTGTAATTAATGATGATTTTGAAGTTAATATTAATGATAAAATAGTTGTATTAGTTGATGATGTTATATTTACAGGAAGAACTGTACGAGCAGCATTAGATGCATTAATTGATAAAGGTAGGCCAAGGAAAGTACAACTTGCTGTATTAATAGATAGAGGTCATAGGGAGTTACCTATTAGGGCAGATTATGTTGGCAAAAATGTACCTACTTCTAGAAGTGAAATTGTTAGTGTTAACTTCCATGAAATCGACAGTATAGATCAGGTTGTAATAAAAGAAAAAGGTAGAAATTAA
- a CDS encoding Rqc2 family fibronectin-binding protein: MSFDGIVTRNIAYELKCILSESKVDKIYQQEKDEILIHLRKLGKNYKLLISASSNNPRIYLTEYSKQNPSSPPMFCMLMRKHLIGGVITDIYQYELDRIISIDIKSMDEMGELSTKHLIIEIMGKHSNIILVDKSSNVIIDSIKRVSADMSRVRQVLPGLKYNFPPSGNKVNPIDISFNTFIEKINNNNGNIPVFKFLYTNFIGLSPLISREICYRSSIDERKTLEYLDDNDKEKVYNAFKNLMNDISLNKYNPNIVYHMDRDEILAFHSLALTQYGDMTVEQNPSISYILDKYYYNKDLIDRIGQKSLSMKKSIQVKLDRSLKKLIKQKEELAEAENREHYKIYGDLISSNIYKISKGMSSIELENFYTENMEKITVTLDPKLSPSENAQKNYKKYAKLKNAEKLLKDQILQNESEIEYLENVLISIDNCTEVYELDEIKEELINEGYIKGSNKAKKKKTKSKVSKPHHFVSSDNFNIYVGKNNVQNDYLTLKFANKDDLWLHTKDIPGSHVIIRTENKEIPDSTLYEGALLAAFYSKAKSSQNVPVDYAYKKNVKKPNGAKPGMVIYENNNTLFINPSKSEVDKIKKVEN, encoded by the coding sequence ATGTCTTTTGATGGAATCGTAACAAGAAATATAGCTTATGAACTAAAATGTATACTAAGTGAAAGTAAAGTAGATAAAATTTATCAGCAAGAAAAAGATGAGATTTTGATTCATCTTCGCAAACTAGGTAAAAACTATAAGCTATTAATTTCTGCAAGTAGTAATAACCCTAGAATATATCTAACAGAATACTCAAAACAAAATCCCTCTTCTCCACCTATGTTTTGTATGCTAATGAGAAAACATTTGATAGGTGGTGTAATTACTGATATATATCAATATGAATTAGATAGAATTATAAGTATAGATATAAAATCAATGGATGAAATGGGAGAATTGAGTACTAAGCATTTAATCATTGAGATAATGGGAAAACATAGTAATATTATATTAGTTGATAAATCCTCTAATGTAATAATAGACTCTATAAAAAGGGTTTCTGCTGACATGAGCAGGGTACGTCAAGTTCTTCCAGGTCTTAAATATAACTTCCCTCCTTCAGGGAATAAAGTTAATCCTATTGATATTAGCTTTAATACTTTTATAGAAAAAATTAATAATAACAATGGAAATATACCCGTTTTCAAATTTTTATATACAAACTTTATTGGATTAAGTCCATTAATCAGTAGAGAAATATGCTATAGAAGTTCAATTGATGAAAGAAAAACCTTAGAGTATTTAGATGATAATGATAAAGAAAAAGTCTATAATGCTTTTAAGAATTTAATGAACGATATATCCCTTAACAAATATAATCCTAATATTGTATACCATATGGACAGAGATGAAATACTCGCTTTTCATTCATTGGCATTAACACAATATGGAGATATGACTGTTGAACAAAATCCTTCTATAAGCTATATTTTAGATAAATACTATTACAATAAGGATTTAATCGATAGAATAGGTCAAAAATCTCTATCTATGAAAAAATCTATTCAAGTAAAACTTGATAGATCATTGAAAAAACTAATTAAGCAAAAAGAGGAATTAGCAGAAGCAGAAAATAGAGAGCATTATAAAATCTATGGTGATTTAATATCCTCAAATATATACAAAATTTCAAAGGGAATGAGTAGTATTGAACTAGAGAATTTCTATACAGAAAATATGGAAAAAATAACAGTTACATTAGATCCAAAGCTATCCCCATCAGAAAATGCTCAAAAGAATTATAAAAAATATGCTAAGCTAAAAAATGCTGAAAAATTGTTAAAAGATCAAATTCTTCAAAATGAATCTGAAATAGAATATTTAGAAAATGTTTTAATAAGTATCGACAATTGTACAGAAGTATATGAATTAGATGAAATTAAAGAAGAACTAATAAATGAAGGATATATTAAAGGTTCAAATAAGGCAAAGAAGAAAAAAACTAAATCTAAAGTATCTAAGCCACATCATTTTGTATCTTCTGATAACTTCAATATATATGTTGGAAAAAACAATGTGCAAAATGATTATTTAACTTTAAAATTTGCAAATAAAGATGATTTATGGCTTCATACAAAAGATATTCCAGGAAGCCATGTGATAATAAGAACAGAAAATAAAGAAATTCCAGATAGTACACTATATGAGGGGGCATTGTTAGCTGCATTTTATAGTAAAGCCAAGAGTTCCCAAAATGTTCCAGTTGACTATGCCTACAAAAAAAATGTAAAAAAGCCCAATGGTGCTAAGCCAGGTATGGTAATCTATGAAAATAATAATACACTTTTCATAAATCCTTCTAAAAGTGAAGTTGATAAGATAAAAAAGGTAGAAAATTAA
- a CDS encoding YicC/YloC family endoribonuclease, producing the protein MIKSMTGFGRGEYSDGVHTFTVEIKTLNHRYNDIIIKLPKYISYVEENTKKLIKEYINRGRVEVYIALEYIDDGNTEVKVNTSLAKSYKIAFESIVNELELDEKITLEHLIKMPDIIKADRTEDDENEIWLCLQTALNEALNNVVEMRIREGEELVKDIRHRTVKIKELIDIIKERAPLVVEEYRIKLKERVEELLLEEYKLDDCKLENEVVFYADRSNITEEIVRFNSHIKQLNDCLDSEESVGRKLDFLIQELNREVNTIGSKSSDIEIGNTVVEIKSELEKIREQIQNIE; encoded by the coding sequence ATGATAAAGAGTATGACGGGTTTTGGCAGGGGAGAGTATAGTGATGGAGTACATACATTTACAGTTGAGATAAAAACTTTAAATCATAGATACAATGATATTATAATTAAATTACCTAAGTATATAAGCTATGTTGAAGAAAATACAAAAAAATTAATAAAGGAATATATAAATAGAGGTAGAGTTGAAGTATATATTGCTTTAGAGTATATTGATGATGGAAATACGGAAGTTAAAGTAAATACTTCATTAGCAAAGTCATATAAGATAGCTTTTGAGAGTATAGTTAATGAATTAGAATTAGATGAAAAAATCACATTAGAACACTTAATAAAGATGCCGGATATTATAAAAGCAGATAGAACAGAAGATGATGAAAATGAGATTTGGTTATGTCTTCAAACAGCTTTGAATGAAGCTCTTAACAATGTAGTTGAAATGAGAATAAGAGAAGGCGAAGAGCTTGTAAAGGATATTAGGCATAGAACTGTAAAAATAAAAGAATTGATAGATATAATAAAGGAGAGAGCACCTTTAGTTGTTGAAGAATATAGAATAAAACTAAAAGAAAGAGTTGAAGAACTTCTTCTTGAAGAGTATAAACTAGATGATTGCAAACTTGAAAACGAAGTTGTATTTTATGCTGATAGAAGTAATATAACTGAAGAAATAGTTAGGTTTAATAGTCATATTAAACAACTTAATGATTGCTTAGATAGCGAGGAATCAGTGGGTAGGAAACTTGATTTTCTTATTCAAGAGTTAAATAGAGAAGTAAATACTATTGGTTCTAAATCTAGTGATATTGAAATTGGAAATACTGTTGTAGAAATAAAGAGTGAACTTGAGAAGATTAGGGAGCAAATTCAAAACATAGAATAA
- the remA gene encoding extracellular matrix/biofilm regulator RemA, which translates to MNIKLINIGFGNIVSANRIIAIVSPESAPIKRMIQEARDRGMLIDATYGRRTRAVIITDSDHIILSAVQPETVAHRLNNKDTIDIEGNKKEE; encoded by the coding sequence ATGAATATTAAGCTTATTAATATTGGATTTGGCAATATAGTTTCAGCAAATAGGATAATTGCTATTGTAAGTCCTGAGTCAGCTCCTATTAAGAGAATGATTCAAGAAGCTAGAGATAGGGGAATGCTAATCGATGCAACTTATGGACGAAGAACAAGAGCTGTTATCATTACAGATAGTGATCATATTATACTCTCAGCTGTACAACCAGAGACTGTTGCTCATAGATTGAATAACAAAGATACAATAGATATTGAAGGAAACAAAAAGGAGGAATAG
- the gmk gene encoding guanylate kinase yields MEEGLLLVVSGPSGCGKGTIYKELLKRNGKINISISATTREAREGEIDGVDYFFINEEKFESMIKNNEFLEYAHVHTNYYGTPKSFVFDKIEKGNDVLLEIDVQGAMQIKEIYPKAIFIFILPPSMEELKNRIIKRGTESLENIEIRLNNANKELEYINEYDYVVVNDEVIKAVNKVESIIQAEKCKTERQIKNINNIL; encoded by the coding sequence ATGGAAGAAGGCTTATTATTAGTGGTTTCAGGACCTTCTGGCTGTGGAAAAGGTACTATATATAAAGAACTTCTTAAGAGAAATGGAAAAATTAATATATCAATTTCTGCAACAACTAGAGAAGCTCGAGAAGGGGAAATTGATGGTGTAGATTATTTTTTTATAAATGAAGAAAAGTTTGAATCAATGATTAAAAATAATGAATTTTTGGAATATGCACATGTACATACAAATTATTATGGTACTCCAAAAAGTTTTGTTTTTGATAAAATAGAAAAAGGAAATGATGTACTTCTAGAAATTGATGTACAAGGAGCAATGCAGATAAAAGAAATATATCCAAAAGCAATATTTATTTTTATTCTTCCACCTTCTATGGAAGAACTAAAAAACAGAATTATAAAGAGGGGTACTGAAAGCTTAGAAAATATCGAGATAAGATTAAATAATGCCAACAAAGAATTAGAATATATAAATGAGTATGATTATGTTGTAGTTAATGATGAAGTAATAAAAGCGGTAAATAAAGTAGAATCTATCATTCAAGCAGAAAAATGCAAGACAGAAAGACAAATAAAAAATATTAATAATATATTATAA
- the rpoZ gene encoding DNA-directed RNA polymerase subunit omega, with protein MLHPSIGEITKKADSRYTLVMLTSKRARQIVDGSKPYIDTDSTKPVSIAIAEILEDKISYRRPEIKGLK; from the coding sequence ATGTTACATCCTTCTATTGGAGAAATAACAAAAAAAGCAGACAGTAGGTATACTTTAGTTATGCTTACTTCTAAAAGAGCGAGACAAATAGTAGATGGTTCTAAACCTTATATAGATACTGATTCAACTAAACCTGTTAGTATAGCAATTGCGGAAATATTAGAAGACAAAATTTCATATAGAAGACCTGAGATAAAAGGATTAAAGTAG
- the coaBC gene encoding bifunctional phosphopantothenoylcysteine decarboxylase/phosphopantothenate--cysteine ligase CoaBC has translation MLDGKNVLVGVTGGIAAYKVADVVSKLKKLNANVKVIMTKAATEFVAPLTFQTLSQNFVYVDMFSEPKTWEVEHISLAQSSDIVLIAPATANIIGKVANGIADDMLTTVIMATNAKVVFAPAMNTNMYLNPIVVENINKLKNLNYEFINPSEGRLACGDYGTGKMAEPIDIVKYIESRLVKDDLKGKKIIVTAGPTMEPLDPVRYMTNFSSGKMGYSLAEEARNRGAEVVLVTGPTNLNIPSGIKAIRVNTTMEMLNAVEEEFDDCHVLIKSAAPLDYRPLVVSKSKIKKDEDTLELKFVKNPDIAMYFGKKKAEKILVGFAAETDNIIEHAKGKLKRKNFDFIVVNDVSREGAGFKTDTNIASIIDKSGDIMEYPLMSKKELANVILDKVAKLLN, from the coding sequence ATGTTAGACGGCAAAAATGTACTAGTAGGTGTAACAGGTGGAATAGCAGCATATAAAGTTGCTGATGTGGTAAGTAAGCTTAAAAAATTAAATGCAAATGTTAAAGTTATAATGACTAAAGCTGCAACTGAATTTGTTGCACCTTTGACATTTCAAACACTTTCCCAAAACTTTGTTTATGTAGATATGTTTTCTGAACCAAAGACTTGGGAAGTTGAACATATTTCATTAGCTCAAAGTTCTGATATAGTATTGATTGCACCTGCAACTGCTAATATTATTGGTAAAGTAGCTAATGGAATTGCAGATGATATGCTTACAACAGTAATAATGGCTACTAATGCAAAAGTTGTTTTTGCACCTGCTATGAATACAAACATGTATTTAAATCCTATTGTGGTTGAAAATATCAATAAATTAAAGAACTTGAATTATGAATTTATTAATCCTAGTGAAGGTCGTTTGGCTTGTGGAGATTATGGAACAGGGAAAATGGCTGAACCTATAGATATTGTTAAATATATTGAAAGCAGATTGGTTAAAGATGATTTGAAAGGCAAAAAGATTATAGTTACTGCTGGTCCAACTATGGAACCACTAGATCCTGTCAGGTATATGACAAATTTCTCAAGTGGAAAGATGGGCTACTCACTAGCAGAAGAAGCTAGAAATAGAGGTGCAGAAGTAGTTTTAGTTACAGGACCAACAAATCTTAATATTCCAAGTGGTATAAAAGCCATAAGAGTTAATACTACTATGGAGATGTTAAATGCTGTAGAAGAGGAATTTGATGATTGTCATGTACTGATTAAGTCTGCAGCACCTCTTGATTATAGACCTCTAGTTGTTAGTAAATCAAAGATAAAAAAAGATGAGGATACATTAGAATTAAAATTTGTTAAAAATCCAGATATAGCTATGTATTTTGGTAAGAAAAAGGCTGAAAAGATTTTAGTTGGATTTGCAGCTGAAACAGATAATATCATAGAACATGCTAAGGGAAAGTTAAAGAGAAAGAACTTTGACTTTATAGTGGTAAATGATGTATCTAGAGAAGGTGCTGGATTTAAAACTGATACCAATATAGCAAGTATTATAGATAAAAGTGGTGACATTATGGAATATCCACTTATGAGTAAAAAAGAATTAGCAAATGTTATTTTAGATAAAGTAGCAAAATTGTTAAATTAA